The Streptomyces kanamyceticus genome window below encodes:
- a CDS encoding glycosyltransferase family 4 protein, with amino-acid sequence MYPPQASPPVRVLHICQPVDGGVARVVVDLAAAQAAAGAQVHVACPADSPLSRSLGALPGTVRVHPWAASRSPGRTLASEVRGVRRVVDAVAPDLVHAHSAKAGLAARLALRGKVPTVFQPHAWSFEAADGVTGLLARRWERAAARWAARIVCVSEAEWVTGRRAGITGDYSVIPNGVDPERFSPGDRAAARERLLPPGHPAREGAPLVVCVGRLCRQKGQDVLLGAWPQVSCEVPGTQLVLVGEGPESAPLRARAGRTVTFAGAVADAGPWYQAADVVVLPSRWEGMALAPLEAMACARPVVVTDVNGARESLPLVDRGRCLVPPEDSGALARSLVALLRDGELREQLGARGRRHVLTRHDAERSAEAVTAVYREVLGTAPIKDRECTTT; translated from the coding sequence ATGTATCCACCTCAAGCCTCCCCTCCCGTGCGGGTCCTGCATATCTGTCAGCCGGTGGACGGCGGGGTGGCACGCGTCGTCGTCGATCTCGCCGCCGCGCAGGCCGCGGCCGGGGCGCAGGTGCACGTGGCCTGTCCGGCGGACAGCCCGCTGTCCCGGTCCCTCGGCGCGCTGCCCGGCACCGTGCGGGTGCACCCCTGGGCGGCGTCCAGGTCACCCGGTCGTACGCTCGCGTCCGAAGTACGGGGCGTGCGCCGCGTCGTCGACGCCGTGGCGCCCGACCTGGTCCACGCGCACAGCGCCAAGGCCGGTCTCGCCGCGCGGCTCGCCCTGCGCGGCAAGGTGCCCACCGTCTTCCAGCCGCACGCCTGGTCGTTCGAGGCCGCCGACGGGGTCACCGGTCTGCTCGCCCGGCGCTGGGAACGCGCCGCGGCCCGCTGGGCGGCCCGCATCGTGTGCGTCAGCGAGGCCGAGTGGGTGACCGGCCGCCGGGCGGGGATCACCGGTGACTACTCGGTGATCCCCAACGGAGTCGACCCGGAACGCTTCTCGCCGGGCGACCGGGCCGCGGCCCGCGAACGCCTGCTGCCACCCGGCCATCCGGCGCGGGAGGGCGCTCCGCTGGTGGTGTGCGTGGGCAGGCTCTGTCGTCAGAAGGGCCAGGACGTCCTGCTCGGGGCCTGGCCCCAGGTGTCCTGCGAGGTGCCGGGGACCCAGCTGGTGCTGGTGGGAGAGGGTCCCGAGTCGGCGCCGCTGCGCGCCAGGGCGGGGCGCACCGTGACGTTCGCCGGGGCGGTCGCCGACGCGGGCCCCTGGTACCAGGCGGCCGACGTGGTCGTCCTGCCGTCCCGGTGGGAGGGCATGGCCCTGGCCCCGCTGGAGGCGATGGCCTGCGCGAGGCCGGTCGTGGTCACCGATGTGAACGGAGCGCGGGAGAGCCTTCCGCTGGTCGACCGCGGGCGGTGCCTCGTCCCGCCGGAGGACTCCGGCGCGCTGGCCCGGTCGTTGGTCGCGCTGCTGCGGGACGGCGAACTGCGGGAGCAGCTGGGCGCCAGGGGCCGTCGCCACGTCCTGACTCGGCACGATGCGGAGCGGTCCGCCGAGGCCGTCACGGCGGTGTACCGCGAGGTTCTGGGCACGGCGCCCATCAAGGACAGGGAGTGCACCACAACGTGA
- a CDS encoding chaplin: protein MKNVKKAALVLAAAGLAAGAASGSAFANDGDGASAQGAAVKSPGVASGNVGQVPVHVPVNVAGNTGTLIGGLNPAFGNEAVND, encoded by the coding sequence ATGAAGAACGTCAAGAAGGCCGCACTCGTTCTCGCCGCTGCCGGTCTCGCCGCGGGCGCCGCTTCCGGCAGCGCCTTCGCCAACGACGGTGACGGCGCCAGCGCCCAGGGCGCAGCCGTGAAGTCCCCCGGTGTCGCCTCCGGCAACGTCGGCCAGGTTCCCGTCCACGTTCCGGTGAACGTCGCGGGCAACACCGGCACGCTCATCGGTGGTCTGAACCCGGCGTTCGGCAACGAGGCCGTCAACGACTGA
- a CDS encoding tyrosinase family oxidase copper chaperone: MAPQSRCEGQAAGRALAVLPVAAPAVPEVLEAPAAPEVPSVPKPPRKSLIDRLTRRHLLGVALSSLLGAAGIFRTAQTQPAPDPAGPSRDPLFDEMYRGRRIVGQPQAGQGSDTAGDLSVTVDGRPLGLMRRADGSYLSMVDHYESYATPLSATRAAVDELGSHQKLSGRHH, encoded by the coding sequence ATGGCCCCCCAGTCGAGGTGCGAGGGCCAGGCCGCGGGCCGGGCCCTCGCGGTGCTGCCCGTGGCCGCCCCGGCCGTGCCGGAGGTCCTGGAGGCCCCGGCCGCGCCGGAGGTCCCGAGCGTCCCCAAGCCGCCGCGAAAGTCCCTCATCGACCGTCTCACCCGCCGCCACCTGCTGGGCGTGGCCCTCTCATCGCTGCTCGGCGCCGCGGGCATCTTCCGTACGGCACAGACGCAGCCCGCGCCCGATCCGGCGGGTCCCTCGCGCGATCCGCTGTTCGACGAGATGTACCGGGGGCGCCGCATCGTGGGGCAGCCGCAGGCCGGTCAAGGCTCCGACACAGCAGGCGACTTGAGCGTCACGGTCGACGGGCGGCCGCTGGGCCTCATGCGCCGCGCGGACGGCAGTTACCTCAGCATGGTGGACCACTACGAGTCGTACGCGACACCGCTGAGTGCCACCAGGGCAGCGGTCGACGAGCTCGGCAGCCACCAGAAATTGAGCGGTCGTCACCACTGA
- a CDS encoding polysaccharide deacetylase family protein has translation MPVDLRPNAPHGAEPFLLRRPPNTPAWVAMYHSVENASEDPYRITVSPQRLDAQLRWLRRRGLRGVSMRELMEACARGEQRNLVGLTFDDGYRDFVEQALPVLRRHDCTATVFVLPGRLDGDNAWDPLGPRKPLLGADGIRHVAESGMEIASHGLTHVDLTLADDQLLRREVDDSRAKLSELTGAEVRGFCYPYGHVDERVVAAVRDAGYRYACAIDPGALRGPLALPRVHIGQGDTPPRLALKVWTNRLRGRAFDRAAVTG, from the coding sequence ATGCCCGTTGACCTCAGACCGAACGCCCCGCACGGGGCGGAGCCCTTCCTCCTTCGCCGCCCGCCCAACACCCCCGCGTGGGTGGCGATGTACCACTCCGTGGAGAACGCCTCCGAGGACCCGTACCGGATCACCGTCTCGCCCCAGCGCCTCGACGCCCAGCTGCGGTGGCTGCGGCGCCGGGGGCTGCGCGGGGTGTCGATGCGGGAGCTGATGGAGGCGTGCGCCCGGGGCGAGCAGCGCAATCTGGTGGGGCTCACCTTCGACGACGGGTACCGCGACTTCGTCGAACAGGCGCTGCCCGTGCTGCGGCGCCACGACTGCACGGCCACCGTGTTCGTCCTGCCCGGCCGCCTCGACGGTGACAACGCGTGGGACCCGCTGGGCCCGCGCAAACCGCTCCTGGGCGCCGACGGCATCCGGCACGTGGCGGAGAGCGGCATGGAGATCGCCTCGCACGGGCTCACCCACGTCGATCTGACCCTGGCCGACGACCAGTTGCTGCGGCGCGAGGTCGACGACAGCCGCGCGAAGCTGAGCGAACTGACCGGCGCCGAGGTGCGGGGCTTCTGCTACCCCTACGGGCACGTGGACGAGCGCGTGGTGGCCGCCGTGCGCGACGCCGGATACCGCTACGCCTGCGCCATCGATCCGGGCGCGCTCCGCGGCCCTCTCGCGCTGCCCCGGGTCCACATCGGGCAGGGCGACACGCCACCGCGACTGGCCCTGAAGGTGTGGACGAACCGGC
- a CDS encoding lipid II flippase MurJ, whose translation MTTEPQAVVDLAPPPAPPARDKASSGSFLAKAALVTAALSVAGSLLGLVRDQALAHYFGAGTDTDAFLVAWTLPELAATLLIEDGLAFFLVPAFSLALARRADTPHGDPVRALVRTSLPRMTLCFAATALALIAAAPYIVALLAPGLPDPQLAVDCTRLTATCALTFGLTGYCSAALRAHRRFVAPATVYVAYNTAIIAALFVLAGRWGIRAAAAGVAVGGVLMVAAQAPSLWRQLRRGPKVFIPNPAKAPGPTAPTMQSAIIWTVLLFALCRQSQVLIERFLASSLPAGAISHLNYAQKVAQMPMVLSLMLCTVTFPVVARALADGEIERARDRVERDLVLAGCIVLLGAAAVIATAPALIELLFQRGAFGARDTAATAAVMRVYTLGLLGHTLVGALARAYFSVARTTWVPLFSMFIGVLATAGLGFLSVGTWGVYGIAGANATGICVTAALLLRGLGPRTVPVRTRAVVGQLARLALAAAVAAVLGALCAQRMAGPLLAVVAGSAVVTVSFVLLGLALRAQPWPSVVRSVTGRLRHAR comes from the coding sequence GTGACTACAGAGCCGCAGGCGGTGGTGGACCTCGCGCCGCCGCCCGCGCCACCCGCGAGGGACAAGGCCAGCAGCGGCTCGTTCCTCGCCAAGGCGGCGCTGGTCACCGCCGCGCTCTCGGTGGCGGGATCGCTGCTGGGGCTCGTACGCGACCAGGCGCTCGCGCACTACTTCGGCGCCGGCACCGACACCGACGCCTTCCTGGTCGCCTGGACGCTGCCGGAACTGGCGGCGACGCTGCTCATCGAGGACGGGCTCGCCTTCTTCCTCGTCCCCGCGTTCAGTCTGGCGCTCGCCCGCCGCGCGGACACTCCGCACGGGGACCCGGTGCGGGCGCTGGTGCGGACGTCGTTGCCGCGGATGACGCTGTGCTTCGCGGCCACGGCCCTCGCGCTGATCGCCGCGGCGCCGTACATCGTCGCGCTGCTCGCCCCCGGCCTCCCCGACCCCCAACTGGCCGTCGACTGCACCCGGTTGACCGCCACCTGCGCCCTCACCTTCGGCCTCACGGGGTACTGCAGCGCCGCGCTGCGGGCGCACCGGCGGTTCGTGGCCCCCGCGACGGTCTACGTGGCCTACAACACCGCGATCATCGCGGCGCTGTTCGTCCTGGCGGGCCGCTGGGGCATCCGGGCCGCCGCGGCGGGCGTCGCGGTGGGCGGCGTGCTCATGGTGGCGGCGCAGGCGCCGTCCCTGTGGCGTCAGCTCCGGCGCGGCCCGAAGGTGTTCATCCCGAACCCCGCCAAGGCGCCGGGGCCGACGGCGCCGACCATGCAGAGCGCGATCATCTGGACGGTCCTGCTGTTCGCGCTCTGCCGCCAGTCGCAGGTCCTCATCGAGCGGTTCCTCGCGTCGTCGCTGCCCGCCGGGGCCATCTCGCACCTGAACTACGCCCAGAAGGTGGCGCAGATGCCGATGGTGCTCTCCCTCATGCTGTGCACCGTCACCTTCCCCGTGGTCGCCCGCGCCCTGGCCGACGGCGAGATCGAGCGGGCCCGCGACCGCGTCGAACGCGATCTCGTCCTGGCGGGCTGCATCGTGCTGCTCGGAGCGGCCGCGGTCATCGCCACTGCGCCCGCGCTCATCGAACTGCTCTTCCAGCGCGGCGCCTTCGGGGCCCGGGACACCGCCGCCACGGCGGCGGTCATGCGCGTGTACACGCTCGGGCTGCTGGGGCACACGTTGGTGGGGGCACTCGCCCGCGCCTACTTCTCCGTCGCCCGCACCACCTGGGTCCCGCTGTTCTCGATGTTCATCGGGGTCCTCGCCACGGCCGGGCTCGGCTTCCTGAGCGTGGGCACGTGGGGCGTCTACGGCATCGCGGGGGCGAACGCGACCGGCATCTGCGTGACCGCGGCGCTGCTGCTGCGGGGCCTCGGGCCGCGCACCGTACCCGTCAGGACCCGCGCGGTGGTGGGGCAGCTGGCCAGGCTCGCGCTGGCCGCGGCCGTCGCCGCGGTACTCGGCGCGCTCTGCGCCCAACGGATGGCGGGGCCGCTCCTCGCCGTCGTGGCGGGCAGCGCGGTGGTCACCGTCTCCTTCGTGCTCCTCGGTCTGGCCCTGCGGGCGCAGCCCTGGCCGTCCGTCGTCCGCTCCGTCACAGGAAGGCTCCGCCATGCCCGTTGA
- a CDS encoding chaplin — MSRTTKALALSAVAAAAMAGTAGVAAADSGAQGASTESPGVISGNTAQVPVHVPVNVCGNSVNVIGLLNPAFGNQCAND; from the coding sequence ATGTCGCGTACGACCAAGGCTCTCGCCCTCTCCGCCGTTGCCGCCGCCGCCATGGCGGGAACCGCCGGCGTCGCCGCCGCCGACTCCGGCGCGCAGGGCGCGTCCACCGAGTCCCCGGGCGTCATCTCGGGCAACACCGCCCAGGTGCCGGTCCACGTTCCCGTCAACGTGTGCGGCAACAGCGTCAACGTCATCGGCCTGCTGAACCCGGCGTTCGGCAACCAGTGCGCCAACGACTAA
- a CDS encoding exopolysaccharide biosynthesis polyprenyl glycosylphosphotransferase, whose product MSAERTVASSSGHQRLDEQAASGPFVVAPRAATGGRAGTRARRPARARRSTAALATVDAVAALAGVLCLDEPRQYGVLACLLLAGVLSLNVRGRLYQCAVLPATLDEAPALAGRIALSWCVLAVLGTVLPPRVWLSPTTLVTVVAVQTLLCVCGRALVHWYQRSGVRRRPSPVLVLGPAGQARSVAAALLRRPGCGMRPVGVVSASPEEAQDRTGDPAPEAPPELPVLSTEDELHRAVIQNDVRSVLILAGHGVESPAGRRVLDDLGCDLWELDACCPGPAAPLPDRGRRYHVAGFACRPLSAGDRGTSADKRTLDIAVSAVLLLVAAPVLLGCALVLRVVEGPGVIFRQERVGKDGRLFTLLKFRTHRPANPQEAATRWSVADEQRMGPFCRFLRSTSLDELPQLWNVLCGDISLVGPRPERPFFVAQFSQTYPNYAQRHRMPTGITGLAQIHGLRGDTSIEDRCRFDNAYIDSWSFWQDLAILLRTLGCLVRRTGS is encoded by the coding sequence GTGAGTGCCGAACGAACCGTTGCCTCCTCGTCAGGGCACCAGCGGCTGGACGAGCAGGCCGCGTCCGGGCCCTTCGTCGTCGCCCCGCGGGCGGCGACGGGCGGCCGCGCCGGGACACGGGCGCGGCGGCCCGCGCGCGCCCGCCGTTCGACGGCGGCCCTGGCCACGGTCGACGCGGTGGCCGCGCTCGCCGGTGTCCTGTGCCTCGACGAACCCCGGCAGTACGGCGTGCTCGCGTGCCTGCTCCTCGCCGGGGTGCTGTCCCTGAACGTACGGGGTCGGCTGTACCAGTGCGCCGTGCTGCCCGCCACCCTCGACGAGGCGCCCGCGCTCGCCGGTCGGATCGCGCTGAGCTGGTGCGTCCTGGCCGTCCTCGGCACGGTCCTGCCGCCCCGCGTGTGGCTGAGCCCGACCACGCTGGTCACGGTCGTCGCGGTGCAGACCCTGCTGTGCGTGTGCGGACGCGCCCTCGTGCACTGGTACCAGCGCTCGGGCGTCCGGCGCAGGCCGAGCCCGGTCCTGGTGCTCGGCCCGGCAGGTCAGGCGCGGAGCGTCGCCGCGGCGCTGCTGCGGCGGCCCGGCTGCGGCATGCGGCCCGTCGGCGTGGTGAGCGCCTCGCCCGAGGAGGCGCAGGACAGGACGGGTGATCCGGCGCCGGAGGCCCCTCCCGAGCTGCCGGTGCTCTCGACCGAGGACGAACTGCACCGGGCCGTGATCCAGAACGACGTCCGCAGCGTCCTCATCCTCGCCGGGCACGGCGTCGAGTCCCCGGCCGGGCGGCGGGTCCTCGACGACCTGGGCTGCGACCTCTGGGAGCTCGACGCCTGCTGCCCAGGACCGGCCGCCCCGCTGCCCGACCGGGGGCGGCGGTACCACGTCGCGGGCTTCGCCTGCCGTCCGCTGTCCGCCGGTGACCGCGGGACGAGCGCGGACAAGCGGACGCTGGACATCGCGGTGTCGGCCGTCCTGCTGCTCGTCGCCGCGCCGGTCCTGCTGGGCTGCGCCCTGGTGCTCCGCGTGGTCGAGGGACCCGGCGTGATCTTCCGTCAGGAACGGGTCGGCAAGGACGGGCGGCTGTTCACCCTGCTGAAGTTCCGCACCCACCGGCCCGCCAACCCGCAGGAGGCGGCGACGCGTTGGAGCGTCGCCGACGAGCAGCGGATGGGCCCGTTCTGCCGCTTCCTGCGCAGCACGTCGCTGGACGAGCTGCCGCAGCTGTGGAACGTGCTGTGCGGTGACATAAGCCTGGTGGGCCCGCGTCCCGAACGCCCCTTCTTCGTGGCCCAGTTCAGCCAGACCTACCCCAACTACGCACAACGGCACCGGATGCCGACCGGGATCACCGGCCTGGCCCAGATCCACGGGCTGCGCGGGGACACCTCCATCGAGGACCGGTGCCGCTTCGACAACGCCTACATCGACAGCTGGTCCTTCTGGCAGGACCTAGCCATCCTGCTGCGCACGCTGGGCTGTCTCGTACGACGTACGGGGAGTTGA
- a CDS encoding O-antigen ligase family protein: MTESALRSWPAADAARAARPAGPRATVLRALARYAPVLPVVLVVALLAVPPPSAADTSGAGTVADAVSALVVGYCVVFVLRGRRRPLTRTAAVLLALPVVGITVAACGAASAATGVPGAARYLQIFVLVPAAVLILIRGAHHFRLLAWSFIGLALWQGALGVHQYLTGTGASYMGEDIRAVGTFGSTDVMGMATVVSYGLVSSLALAFRPGARRQRSAAVLCAALLAVPLALSFSRGAWIATAVACAAVLFLAGVRRAGRVLLAGGAAAVVLVAGLGVGSAMLQERLSSITQVTDTPDQSVTDRYTMWAASVDMWRAQPMTGVGLKGFPEHRDGHASLALSSGSDTAGAGSDFVRQPLLSPHNMYLLVLSEQGLIGLAALAGSWLAVLVCALRRWARQRPRRAGAGGPELDCALLACGLLVWQLVDFVYADIGGPSTVLTAVAFGLAAWWAVGARALPGEAAAR, from the coding sequence GTGACCGAGTCCGCACTCCGCTCCTGGCCCGCCGCTGACGCGGCACGTGCCGCGCGCCCTGCCGGGCCGCGCGCCACCGTCCTGCGCGCGCTCGCCCGGTACGCTCCGGTCCTGCCCGTCGTCCTGGTGGTCGCGCTGCTCGCCGTGCCGCCGCCGTCCGCCGCCGACACCTCCGGCGCGGGAACCGTCGCCGACGCGGTCTCGGCCCTTGTCGTCGGCTACTGCGTCGTATTCGTCCTGCGCGGCCGACGGCGGCCACTGACGCGCACGGCCGCGGTGCTCCTCGCGCTTCCCGTCGTCGGCATCACCGTGGCCGCGTGCGGTGCCGCGTCCGCCGCGACCGGGGTCCCCGGGGCCGCGCGCTACCTGCAGATCTTCGTCCTTGTACCGGCCGCGGTGCTGATCCTGATCCGGGGCGCGCACCACTTCCGCCTGCTGGCCTGGTCGTTCATCGGCCTTGCGCTGTGGCAGGGCGCCCTGGGCGTACACCAGTACCTCACCGGGACCGGCGCCTCGTACATGGGCGAGGACATCCGCGCGGTGGGCACGTTCGGTTCGACGGACGTCATGGGAATGGCGACCGTCGTCTCGTACGGACTCGTCAGCTCCCTGGCGCTCGCCTTCCGGCCCGGCGCGCGGCGCCAGCGGTCCGCCGCGGTTCTCTGCGCGGCCCTGCTCGCCGTTCCGCTCGCGCTGTCCTTCAGCCGCGGCGCGTGGATCGCGACCGCGGTGGCCTGCGCCGCTGTCCTCTTCCTCGCCGGGGTACGGCGGGCGGGCCGGGTGCTCCTCGCCGGTGGCGCGGCCGCCGTGGTCCTGGTGGCGGGGCTCGGCGTGGGCTCCGCGATGCTGCAGGAACGCCTGAGCAGCATCACCCAGGTCACGGACACCCCCGACCAGTCGGTCACCGACCGGTACACGATGTGGGCGGCCTCGGTCGACATGTGGCGCGCGCAGCCGATGACCGGGGTCGGGCTCAAGGGATTCCCCGAGCACCGGGACGGCCATGCCTCGCTCGCCCTGTCCTCCGGCAGCGACACCGCGGGCGCCGGCAGCGATTTCGTACGACAGCCGCTGCTTTCGCCGCACAACATGTACCTGCTCGTCCTCAGCGAGCAGGGTCTCATCGGTCTCGCCGCACTGGCGGGCAGCTGGCTGGCCGTGCTGGTGTGCGCGCTGCGCCGCTGGGCGCGGCAGCGGCCGCGCCGGGCGGGCGCGGGCGGTCCCGAACTGGACTGCGCGCTGCTGGCGTGCGGGCTGCTCGTCTGGCAGCTGGTCGACTTCGTGTACGCGGACATCGGCGGGCCCTCCACCGTGCTGACCGCGGTCGCGTTCGGTCTCGCGGCCTGGTGGGCCGTGGGCGCCCGCGCGCTGCCGGGAGAGGCGGCGGCGCGGTGA
- a CDS encoding tyrosinase family protein codes for MAHTRKNQSGLSRAERRRFVDAVLKLKRSGRYDEFVRTHIDYYVSDGERTLRVAHMTPSFFPWHRRFLLEFERALQRVDAGVTVPYWDWTKDRTPAVSLWGADLMGGNGRPSDGQVTTGPFAYGSGHWTVKEGVTDGEYLTRNLGRAQDPMDLPTARDVAWAMEDSAYDAEPWDSTSEGGFRNRLEGWTSASGTERWRNHNRVHRWVGGHMLGGASVNDPVFWLHHAFVDLLWDRWQRRHPDSAPYLPERPPRLGEAQYRRIVARHEPMPPWDVRPDDLLEHKKLYRYGS; via the coding sequence ATGGCTCATACGCGCAAGAACCAGAGCGGCCTCAGCCGCGCGGAGCGCCGCAGGTTCGTCGACGCGGTGCTCAAGCTCAAGCGCTCGGGCCGGTACGACGAATTCGTGCGCACCCACATCGACTACTACGTGTCGGACGGGGAGCGCACCCTGCGGGTGGCCCACATGACACCGTCCTTCTTCCCCTGGCACCGCCGCTTCCTGCTGGAGTTCGAGCGCGCGTTACAGCGCGTCGACGCGGGCGTCACGGTGCCCTACTGGGACTGGACGAAGGACCGTACGCCCGCCGTGTCACTGTGGGGCGCCGACCTGATGGGCGGCAACGGACGGCCGTCCGACGGGCAGGTCACGACCGGGCCCTTCGCCTACGGGAGCGGTCACTGGACCGTCAAGGAAGGCGTCACGGACGGCGAGTACCTCACCCGCAACCTGGGCAGGGCCCAGGACCCCATGGACCTGCCCACCGCGCGCGACGTGGCCTGGGCCATGGAGGACTCCGCCTACGACGCCGAGCCGTGGGACTCCACGTCGGAGGGAGGGTTCCGCAACAGGCTCGAGGGCTGGACGTCCGCGAGCGGCACGGAGCGGTGGCGGAACCACAACCGCGTACACCGCTGGGTGGGCGGACACATGCTGGGCGGGGCCTCGGTGAACGACCCGGTCTTCTGGCTGCACCACGCTTTCGTGGATCTCCTGTGGGACCGCTGGCAGCGCCGCCATCCGGACTCCGCTCCCTATCTGCCCGAGCGGCCGCCCCGGCTGGGGGAGGCCCAGTACCGGCGCATCGTCGCGCGGCACGAGCCGATGCCGCCCTGGGACGTCAGGCCGGACGATCTCCTGGAGCACAAAAAGCTCTATCGCTACGGGAGTTGA
- a CDS encoding vitamin K epoxide reductase family protein yields the protein MRTTSAPGRVPPQAVGASDPVAPGEAAAPVPGSGWAPENGASRAFGLLLVVTGALGLLAAWVITLDKFTLLADPDFVPGCSLNPVVACGNIMKSEQAAAFGFPNPLLGLVTYPVVSCVGLGLLAGARFPRWYWLTFNAGTLFGVGFCTWLQFQSLYRISSLCLWCCLAWAATLLMFWYVTSYNVSRGFLPVPAGIRVVLTDFPWAAPVLHMGIIGMLILTRWWDFWTS from the coding sequence ATGCGCACCACCTCCGCGCCCGGCCGGGTTCCGCCGCAGGCCGTCGGTGCATCCGACCCGGTCGCCCCCGGCGAGGCCGCTGCCCCCGTGCCGGGCTCGGGGTGGGCCCCGGAGAACGGGGCGAGCCGCGCGTTCGGACTGCTCCTGGTGGTGACCGGTGCGCTCGGTCTGCTGGCGGCGTGGGTCATCACTCTCGACAAGTTCACGCTCCTGGCGGACCCGGACTTCGTGCCCGGCTGCAGCCTCAATCCCGTGGTGGCCTGCGGCAACATCATGAAGAGTGAGCAGGCGGCGGCCTTCGGGTTCCCCAACCCCCTGCTCGGCCTGGTCACTTACCCCGTCGTGAGCTGTGTGGGCCTCGGCCTGCTCGCCGGAGCGCGCTTCCCGCGCTGGTACTGGCTCACCTTCAACGCGGGCACGCTCTTCGGCGTCGGATTCTGCACGTGGCTGCAGTTCCAGTCCCTGTACCGCATCAGTTCCCTGTGCCTCTGGTGCTGCCTGGCATGGGCCGCCACCCTCCTCATGTTCTGGTACGTGACGTCGTACAACGTCAGCCGGGGATTCCTCCCCGTACCCGCGGGAATCCGCGTCGTCCTCACCGATTTCCCGTGGGCGGCGCCCGTCCTCCACATGGGGATCATCGGCATGCTGATCCTTACTCGCTGGTGGGATTTCTGGACCAGCTGA
- a CDS encoding DUF3344 domain-containing protein: MRRSLGLRRVFVPLLVLTACLTTHGTGAAAPPGPPGNERSRLEFTQRFHALQHGGVVRAANSAITCRRPVVRTTASCADVRGGKPGTNSDFDMFYIDVDKDPNTYNSSTGEVRLPPHSRVSYARLYWGGNLRVGEQKPAKDNGRVLIAEPGGNYKAVRADSLVGHRVTGDADAFQASADVTGLVRGAGAGSYTVAQVNVAMGHSKAGAWGGWTLVVAYENAAEPRRAIAVWDGFDRIGADGPRHAVRLRDVPLAPGAKGQAGVVAYDGDRGSGRDTVSVSDGRGRPAPLSNTANPEGDVLNSTISGPDSPTRREPAYANTLGYDSDVLPFTSGSGTRRGDLTVHLASQDPAWIGVVFAAVDAGR, from the coding sequence ATGCGCCGTTCTCTGGGCCTGCGCCGTGTGTTCGTCCCACTGCTCGTACTCACCGCGTGCCTCACCACGCACGGCACCGGGGCAGCGGCCCCGCCCGGCCCGCCCGGCAACGAGCGAAGCCGCCTCGAATTCACCCAGCGCTTCCACGCGCTGCAGCACGGCGGCGTCGTCCGGGCCGCCAACTCGGCCATCACCTGCCGCCGTCCCGTGGTGCGCACCACCGCGTCCTGCGCCGATGTGCGCGGCGGCAAGCCGGGGACGAACAGCGACTTCGACATGTTCTACATCGACGTCGACAAGGACCCGAACACCTACAACTCGTCCACCGGCGAAGTACGCCTGCCCCCGCACTCCCGCGTCTCCTACGCCCGCCTGTACTGGGGAGGCAACCTCAGGGTCGGCGAGCAGAAACCGGCCAAGGACAACGGACGCGTACTGATCGCCGAGCCGGGCGGCAACTACAAGGCCGTCCGCGCCGACTCCCTGGTGGGCCATCGCGTCACCGGCGACGCGGATGCCTTCCAGGCGTCGGCCGATGTCACCGGGCTCGTACGGGGCGCCGGGGCCGGCTCGTACACCGTCGCCCAGGTCAATGTCGCGATGGGGCACTCCAAGGCCGGTGCGTGGGGCGGCTGGACGCTGGTCGTCGCCTACGAGAACGCGGCCGAGCCGCGCCGCGCCATCGCCGTGTGGGACGGCTTCGACCGGATCGGCGCCGACGGCCCCCGCCACGCGGTGCGGCTGCGCGACGTGCCGCTCGCCCCGGGCGCGAAGGGCCAGGCCGGTGTGGTGGCCTACGACGGCGACCGCGGCAGCGGCCGCGACACGGTGAGCGTGTCCGACGGACGGGGCAGGCCCGCGCCGCTGTCGAACACCGCCAACCCCGAGGGCGACGTACTGAACTCGACGATCAGCGGTCCCGACAGCCCCACCCGCAGGGAACCGGCGTACGCCAACACCCTGGGCTACGACTCGGACGTCCTGCCCTTCACCAGCGGTTCCGGCACGCGGCGCGGCGATCTGACCGTGCACCTCGCCTCGCAGGACCCGGCCTGGATCGGCGTGGTCTTCGCCGCCGTCGACGCCGGGCGCTAG
- a CDS encoding DUF5949 family protein has product MTSTTSEQRPLHAADLGTLAVIAWSGEHPEDQKDMPFLLAYSLGDTEGGPESTAEALTTLLANAGLPIGGPVVDGSRAPSMPVSLLVEADQAVVTMPHVNAQCAVPPEWLAAVKQRGHAYFMVTTRAWPEGKPGQQVGEEQLGEFAGDEETLLNAAHCLLPARSLRA; this is encoded by the coding sequence ATGACCTCAACAACCAGCGAACAGCGTCCCCTCCACGCGGCAGACCTGGGCACCCTCGCGGTCATCGCCTGGAGCGGCGAACACCCCGAGGACCAGAAGGACATGCCCTTCCTGCTCGCCTACTCGCTCGGGGACACCGAGGGCGGTCCGGAGTCCACCGCCGAGGCGCTGACCACGCTGCTCGCCAACGCGGGCCTGCCCATCGGCGGCCCGGTCGTCGACGGATCGCGTGCTCCGTCGATGCCGGTCAGCCTCCTCGTCGAGGCCGACCAGGCCGTCGTCACCATGCCCCACGTCAACGCGCAGTGCGCGGTGCCGCCGGAGTGGCTCGCCGCCGTCAAGCAGCGCGGCCACGCCTACTTCATGGTCACCACCCGGGCCTGGCCCGAGGGCAAGCCGGGGCAGCAGGTCGGCGAGGAACAGCTCGGCGAGTTCGCCGGTGACGAGGAGACCCTGCTCAACGCCGCACACTGTCTGCTGCCGGCTCGCAGCCTGCGTGCCTGA